The Bacteroidales bacterium genome contains the following window.
CAGCAATAGCATTTGTTTGTCCATTAGTAAAATAAGCCAATATATCATTTTCGTTGCTTTCAACTAATGATTTAAAGTTTGTCATTTCATCAATGTCGCAATCCTCTACTGCCTCATACCAAT
Protein-coding sequences here:
- a CDS encoding transposase, whose amino-acid sequence is WYEAVEDCDIDEMTNFKSLVESNENDILAYFTNGQTNAIAENLNGRIKKFMASNQGVRNRDFFFFRIINFFS